The following nucleotide sequence is from Malania oleifera isolate guangnan ecotype guangnan chromosome 4, ASM2987363v1, whole genome shotgun sequence.
ACAGGCATGCTGGGAATCTTTTAGTTAGAAGGCTTGATGGTGTTGGGAGGTTTGGTCAAGTCGAACTCATTCCAATTGATCATGGCCTTTGTCTGCCAGAAAGTTTGGAAGACCCGTACTTTGAGTGGATCCATTGGCCGCAGGCTTCAATTCCATTCTCAGAGGATGAGCGTGAATACATTAAAAATCTTGATCCTCTTCGGGATTCTGAGATGTTGCGGAAGGAGCTCCCGATGATTCGAGAGGCCTGCCTTCGCATACTGGTTCTCTGCACAATTTTCCTCAAGGAAGCTGCTGACTTTGGTCTTTGTCTTGCCGAGATTGGTGAGATGATGACAAGGGAATTTCGTGCTGGTGAGGAAGAGCCAAGTGAACTTGAGGTCGTATGCATGGAAGCTAGAAGGCTGATAGCAGAGAGGGACCTCTTATCCCCCAAGTCTGAAGCTGGAGAAGAGGACTTCCAATTCTGTATAGACTGTGAGGAATTGGACTTTTCACCTAAGATGGCAGCAGAAGATTTCATGGTTAGACCTCCGTTCCATTTGGGATTTGGAAGTGGAAATGGTCGAAATCCTCTCTCTAAACTAAATGAAACaattgaagaagaggaagaggaagaggaagaggaggaaAGTGAAGAAGAAGTGCAACTTGGGTTTGGAGGTTTTCTAGATCCTGAAAAGATGGAAATGGTTTCAAAACTATCCATGTCACTCAAGAATACCAGCTTAGGAGAGAAGAGCCTAAAATTCCAGGGTTTGAAACCAATTAATGGTTACCTTGGAAGTTCATCATCTGGGCACAGGAGTGCAAATGAGCAGCTTCCTGCAAGCGTGAACTTTGTGAAAGTGGCAGACATGACTGAGGATGAATGGGCCTTGTTTCTAGACAAGTTCCAGGAGCTGCTAAAATCGGCATTTGCTAATCGTAAATCCGAGATGCAGTGCCAGAGGCAAAGGCTGAGGCTTGGGACGTCATGCCAATTTTGAGATACATATGCTGGCTTGGAAGTACTGAAGATGAGTAAGAGTTTGCAGGTTTGTGGGAGTGAATGATTCTTAGGGTGTAGCGGTTTTTCCCTTGGGAGGAAGTTGTAGTAGGGAACAGCAGTAGACAGAAGTGCTGTAAATATTCTTTGAGGCAGTCCAGTGAGCGAAGGCCAAGTAGAATTAGTTGTATTTCTTCATATGTTTTGTGTTTTTTCTCACTCCTTATGGACTTGTTTGATAAATAATCTCTGTAGAATGAAATTTTAAGAGAATCTTATGTAAATATTAAATCGCTGTGTCTTAAACTTGTTTTAATTGAATTATTTGCTTGCTGTATTGGTGGTGTTTTGCAATAGACCTGGATTTGGCTAGGATTGAAACACAGAGATCCCAGCAGCAAACCAGATTGACTCACAGGATCCCTGACAAGTACAATTCGATACTAGGTGGTTGAGTTACAGCTCATAATTCAAGCCTGGGTCCACTGTTTATGCTATGTCTATATAGCCTATGgggatatttttgaaattttcatattgaACTATTTACATTTGTGATCAGAGGTCGAAATCTTTGGACAATTAGTTGAACAATCTAGTGAATAATCACAAGGGGCTTTGTGAATGTAAGAACGCTGTGGAATTGCATAAAATTCTTGTGCTTCTCTTTCCTTTTTGGCTTTTAGATTTTATGGCATGTCCTTAAATTGTAGACGGGGACTTTGGCTCTTACATACCATTTGTGGgaaaaaagaaatattcattgaaACTGAACCTGAGTTAGAACCCCTATGAAAAAACAGGTAGACCTTAAATATTTTAGGCTCTACGAGAGCTTAATAAAGAAAAGACATAGGCATTGGctacaacaataaataaaaataaacggTAAATACAATTTGAGACTCGAATGTTATCCTTCATCTAGAACACTACTTTTGTCAACAGCctactaattttttttctaattttgtttCCTGCCCTCAAATCAATCATGAGGGGTAAAGTCTCTGTGATATTCGCCCCCTGATTCTGCATGGGGTGGTTGATATCTGCCGCTGTCTTGACTCTCCCCGTTGCATCATCTAGCTGTGCCCAAgaacaatttttttcttctttttattgggTAAAGTAGAGGTTTTTCTTCTTAATCTTAGAAAGACGACAGAGTCTAATTGTGTCATGGCAGGTCGTCATGGTTGTTTCAAGAGAAAGAATGGAGGAAAGCTTTCATCAATGCTGATATCACAAGCAAGAAAAGATGTTGGGCCACATGACATGCCATTAACCAATGGACTGAATCAATTTTAACATGTTGGCAGGTCAAGATCAGTACGGCTCTCCGTTAATTCCCCCTGAGATCTGTCTATGCCCACGAGATACATTCAGTTCAATTTGTACCCTGTACTATGTGATCTCCTttcctgcttttttttttttttttttttattttttattaaaaaaaaaaaattataatagaGGAGTCTTGACCATAATTTGATAAGCTATTTTTGAACATCTAGTACCATGTCACATTAAGGGTAgatgtttggtttgtgaaatgTAATAGGATAAGAAAGAAATTGAATGAACACTTGAATGGAGAGTATGATGTGCCAAATGTAATGATCTTTGATCCAACTCGGATTAGATGTTGTTTGCTTTGGCCCACTCATTTAACgggatttgtcctataaaagacaTCTTAGATGGTGCCCAAACCATCTTTAAATCCAAGATGTTCCTAGTATACATTCGATGTGGTAAAGTGAATTGTCCCATGCTAGCACTTCTGCGTAATAACTCTACCAAAGGTGATCCTATTACAGGAATAGCTTCAGGTATGCCTGTTACAATTTTTACTGCCCAATAACCAATTTGGTCCTGAGGTAAGGAATAACCAGTTACACCAAAAGATGCGATTAATACAGCCATGATGTTTCTAGTACACATTCAATGTGGGATTATGACATGCTCTCTCATCCGATCTTTGACGCCCTTGTCAGAGTGGCTTATACCATATGATGTCTACTTTGGCCTATTGACCTCACAGGTTTGTCTCGTCTCATATAGTTGAAGTTCAAATCATTCTTACAAATTCAAGAGCTCTCTAATACACATCTGATCCAGGATCGCAACATGAAAGTCTAGCGATCAATTGAATTTCATTCCTATCGATTCCATATTCAATTCCTATGTGCGAAATAGGCAAGAAGGAGATATTGACTAAGGAGGGTTTCAATATTATGAGATGTGTTTTATTTGACAAAACTGTGAGGTTTAATGGGTCAAAAGCAGACAATATCTTAGACAATGCCCATAAATACATTTTAATCTCGCACACGTCCACATCTCGCCCTTACCGCCGGGGTACCATGTGAGGGCTATCCTTTCTTGCTATTTTTAGAAAACACAAAACAAGCAACGCTCACTGTCATGAAGGTGTTGAATTGAATATTTGAATCCTGCTGTGCACATGGTTTAAGTGTTGCTGTTATTGGGTGGGTTCTCTTGGTCCCCAGGAACGAAAAACCAGAGCACACACACGTATCACTCCAAATCCACGGTAGCTTTTGACTCATCGCATGGGATGGGATAAACATTAAAATTTGGTTAAGGTCTTCATCAACAATAATTTAAGAGCAGACAAGGCCTAGCAACCCATCCATCATGCTCATCAATTTAAAGGGTTGCTTAATTTGACTGAAAAAAAATAACATGAATAAAATAAACTCCTAACTTATTTAtaggattatatatataaatccaTGGATGGCTACCAGCCAAGTGGCAGCCTAATCTCTTTGCCTGGGGCTTCTTGTGTTGTATTTTATTAGCAAATGTTCCTTACCTGCTGGCACTGTGGGGTACCCCCTCCTAGCCTAAAAATGGAAGAAAGGGCATTGTGGGTGTCTGCTTTTTTATGATTTGCAGTTGAAGATAGAATGATGATTATATCAACAGAGGAGTGAAAAAAGGCTTGAAGTGGGACTCAAGACCACCCCACTTTGTCTCCTCATTATGTCCTGAAGCTATGGTTGGGTTCCTGGAAGATCAAGATTTTGAGAACTTCAAATGGGTCACTGTCAAAAGCATGTAATCGCCTGCCGAAAGCCTGAATTTTAATAATCTTGCTTCAGATCTTGACATAAACCTGTTTCAGATACTTTACCTACTTTGACTGTTTCATTTTGGCAGATTCTGTGAGCATAATGTAATAAGGTGCGTGTCTATAATATATAGTTCTTGAACTAGCTAGCTACCTACCTGCTCTGAGGATTATAGAATAAAGACACAAGCAGGAACAAGGGCAGTGTAGAAGAAATGATGCTGTTTTAATGGTAAAAAATGAGAGGAAGAGATGAGAAGAGTTATCCACATTCTTGAAATCAGTATAGTATGGGGAAAAGCTGCCACTGGTACAGGCAAATAAAGGACTGTTGCAAATGGGTTATGGGTTTGAGTATGGCAAAtatgagagacagagagagagagcttgtCGAATTTAACATTTCTACCAGATGCAATGGTTCATTTTCTGTGTCAGTACAGATTCTCTATGGAGTATGGACCAGTGGATTGAatgtttgaaattcaaaaactcTCCTAGTCCTATAGAAAGCAGACAAATGCTCGTTGAAACACAGATATGCAATTATGTTAATTGAGCTGAAGAAAACAGAAGATAAAATGAAAAAGCCAAAAGGCCAAGGTTTACGAACCTTTCACTTTGGCACACCTCCCCTAGGCCCTAGGTGTGGTGGGGCTCTGAGTCCAGTGTTCTTTTCTGAAGTGAAGTAAGGGCAGTCCGGTGCACAAAGCTCGTGCATATGCAAAAAGATCGTTTTTGataaaattaaacatttttagaaaatgttaAGTACTTAATGATGAATGATGAATGTAATTTTGAATTCATGAATCAGATTGAATATAATTGAACAACTAAATGTTGAATTATTTGAATCATTTTGTAATAACTAGCCTCTGAATATGTGGGAGTGATAGgatttagagaaaagaagaggcgTGTCATGAAAGATACATAGGTTTCATTTTTATAGGATGGAGATGAGGTTTCTTTGGGTGTTGGGTTTTATGTCATCTTAACTTTTTCATGAAGGGTGAAAATGAGAAAAAGACCTCTGACTTTCCAGTTTCCGAATAAGAAATGGAAAATAGCAATGTTCACTAATTTAATGTACTGGTTTATACCTAACCCCTAGCAGTCCAAAATCAAATTGGAATAGGGGTGAACCCATGTTTATGTTACGTGTGGGCAAGCATCCCCATTGAACCATTGAAAATGAAAAGCTATAATAAATGCTAAATTACAATAATGTCCAAGTTAAAAATATGATCATGCCCCTACtgcaattataaaataataagatTATTGTGAATTCCGATATCAttccaagagtggggtgaattgagtatttttaaaattaagttcttcaagttttaattttgaaaactatcaattacaaacttgtaaGCTACTTAACAACTAactcaatgtttcacaattaatcaatttaatgtgtgtctttatcaagcacacaagtttacccaattactcacaaacgTACCAAATGTTCAATACATACACAATAAtcagataatttaaatgcaaacgaaaattaaaaagaattaagggaagagagatgcaaactcgatttttacgaggttcgacctaTCCTAACCTACGTTCtcgtcttgagcaacccactcaaggattccactaaaaatccgctcttttaactgggacggaacttccctaacaatctgctacttacaagaggcgtaacttcctcctcaacctcGGTTCACAgtccgaaccgtgaatacaaaataatgaata
It contains:
- the LOC131153245 gene encoding phosphatidylinositol 4-kinase gamma 7-like, whose protein sequence is MSPNLDSPVQTQMAVAVFKSPLTSECHGNNRVGGKQPAGRRRVFVQTETGCVLGMELDRGDNAHTVKRRLQLALNVPTEESSLTFGDMILKNDLSAVRNDSALLLTRNLMHRSSSTPCLSPTGKEVQHRDWSGPIEILGHSSRFDRANDLVRDIVKAMRKGVDPIPVHSGLGGAYYFRNSRGESVAIVKPTDEEPFAPNNPKGFVGKALGQPGLKRSVRVGETGFREVAAYLLDYNHFANVPPTALVKVTHSIFNVNEGVDGIKPHRKKQVSKIASFQKFIPHDFDASDHGTSSFPVSAVHRIGILDIRIFNTDRHAGNLLVRRLDGVGRFGQVELIPIDHGLCLPESLEDPYFEWIHWPQASIPFSEDEREYIKNLDPLRDSEMLRKELPMIREACLRILVLCTIFLKEAADFGLCLAEIGEMMTREFRAGEEEPSELEVVCMEARRLIAERDLLSPKSEAGEEDFQFCIDCEELDFSPKMAAEDFMVRPPFHLGFGSGNGRNPLSKLNETIEEEEEEEEEEESEEEVQLGFGGFLDPEKMEMVSKLSMSLKNTSLGEKSLKFQGLKPINGYLGSSSSGHRSANEQLPASVNFVKVADMTEDEWALFLDKFQELLKSAFANRKSEMQCQRQRLRLGTSCQF